From Sporosarcina sp. 6E9, a single genomic window includes:
- the rbfA gene encoding 30S ribosome-binding factor RbfA — protein sequence MSKRVNRVAEQMKKELGEIILQKVKDPRIGFVTVTDVEVTGDLQNATIFISVLGNESEKEATLKGLDKAKGFIRTEIGKRIRLRVTPEIEFAFDESIAYGNRIETLLTQVNNESKE from the coding sequence ATGTCAAAACGTGTAAATCGTGTTGCGGAACAGATGAAGAAAGAACTTGGCGAAATTATTTTGCAAAAAGTAAAAGACCCAAGAATCGGTTTCGTCACCGTGACCGATGTAGAGGTAACAGGTGATTTGCAAAATGCAACAATCTTTATTTCCGTTCTTGGAAATGAATCAGAAAAAGAAGCAACTTTAAAAGGCTTAGATAAGGCAAAAGGTTTTATTCGCACTGAAATCGGCAAGCGAATCAGACTTCGAGTAACGCCTGAGATTGAATTTGCATTCGATGAATCCATTGCTTATGGAAATAGAATCGAAACGCTTCTCACTCAAGTGAATAACGAATCTAAAGAATAA
- a CDS encoding bifunctional riboflavin kinase/FAD synthetase, with translation MKVFKLDFPENMTIDSDDEYSLAIGFFDGLHKGHQTVITKAIEKAKELSIRSAVMTFDPHPSHVLGGGENKIGYITPFKEKKRLLESMGVDAVFVVKFDMQLASLKPSEFVELFIKSIGAKHVTAGFDYSFGLKGAGTMEDMKMLSAGVYETTIVGKVTDNADKISSTRIRKLLSEGNVEEASLLLGRNFRTIGTVVGGEKKGRQLGFPTANVLPLEGSILPENGVYAVRFIVDETLMNGVCNVGVKPTFNNPDVKSPMVEVHIFDYDGDLYGKEVSVEWVKHIRAEKKFESIDALIVQIEKDKKMAIEILAEG, from the coding sequence ATGAAAGTTTTCAAGCTAGATTTTCCGGAAAATATGACGATTGATAGTGATGATGAATATTCTTTAGCAATCGGCTTTTTTGATGGTCTGCATAAAGGACACCAAACTGTAATTACGAAAGCCATCGAAAAAGCGAAAGAATTATCGATTCGCTCTGCTGTGATGACATTTGATCCGCATCCATCTCATGTATTAGGCGGAGGCGAAAATAAGATTGGCTACATTACCCCGTTTAAAGAAAAGAAAAGACTTTTGGAGAGTATGGGAGTAGATGCAGTATTCGTTGTGAAGTTTGATATGCAACTAGCCTCTCTCAAGCCGAGTGAATTTGTAGAGTTATTTATTAAATCAATTGGTGCTAAGCATGTAACGGCTGGATTTGATTATTCCTTTGGATTGAAGGGTGCTGGTACAATGGAAGATATGAAGATGCTTTCAGCAGGCGTATATGAAACGACAATCGTTGGGAAAGTAACGGATAATGCTGACAAAATATCATCAACCCGTATTCGAAAACTTCTATCAGAAGGGAATGTAGAGGAAGCATCGTTGCTCTTGGGTAGAAATTTTCGAACGATTGGTACCGTTGTTGGCGGCGAAAAGAAAGGTCGCCAATTAGGATTTCCAACAGCAAATGTCTTACCTTTAGAAGGTTCTATTCTACCTGAAAACGGCGTCTATGCAGTCCGCTTTATAGTTGACGAAACGTTGATGAACGGCGTTTGTAATGTAGGCGTAAAACCAACTTTTAATAATCCAGATGTCAAAAGTCCAATGGTTGAAGTTCATATATTTGATTATGATGGGGATTTATATGGTAAGGAAGTTTCCGTTGAATGGGTGAAACATATCCGAGCAGAAAAGAAGTTCGAATCGATAGATGCGCTCATCGTACAAATTGAAAAAGATAAAAAGATGGCGATTGAAATCCTCGCCGAGGGCTAA
- the truB gene encoding tRNA pseudouridine(55) synthase TruB — MNGILPLWKEKGMTSHDCVYKLRKILGTKKVGHTGTLDPSVEGVLPICIGQATKVAEYITDAGKEYIAVISIGKATETEDADGAIVTENDEFKRFSRLEIENILLELTGDIEQIPPMYSAVKVNGHKLYEYARKGIEVERPKRIVKIHELELLDDANTFEGTEVSFKIRISCGKGTYIRTLAVQIGELLGYPAHMASLVRTASGTYGKADCYTLKELEELKATDQLHTCIHPLEDALVEFPFVEVDNQDYDKIIHGQVLPKNPLLDEGQPIVYTKNNQALAVYKIHPTKPELMKPEKMFPLNH; from the coding sequence ATGAATGGGATTCTCCCACTATGGAAGGAAAAAGGGATGACGTCACATGATTGCGTATATAAATTACGCAAAATATTGGGGACGAAAAAGGTCGGACATACTGGCACGCTGGATCCAAGTGTAGAAGGTGTCCTCCCTATTTGTATTGGCCAAGCGACGAAAGTGGCAGAATATATAACCGACGCAGGGAAAGAATACATTGCTGTCATTTCAATTGGCAAAGCGACTGAAACCGAAGATGCCGACGGCGCAATTGTTACAGAAAATGATGAGTTTAAACGTTTTTCACGATTGGAAATTGAAAATATCCTCTTAGAACTTACTGGGGACATTGAACAAATCCCGCCAATGTATTCAGCTGTTAAAGTAAATGGTCATAAGTTATATGAATATGCTCGAAAAGGTATCGAAGTAGAAAGACCGAAGCGAATTGTAAAAATCCATGAGTTGGAATTACTTGACGATGCGAATACGTTTGAAGGAACGGAAGTGAGTTTTAAAATCCGTATTAGTTGCGGAAAGGGAACTTACATCCGAACGCTTGCTGTTCAAATCGGTGAGTTATTGGGTTATCCTGCACATATGGCATCACTTGTTCGAACAGCCTCTGGCACCTATGGAAAAGCAGACTGTTACACGCTGAAAGAACTCGAAGAACTCAAAGCAACTGATCAACTTCACACATGCATACATCCGCTGGAGGACGCATTAGTCGAATTTCCATTTGTTGAGGTAGACAATCAAGATTATGATAAAATAATACATGGGCAAGTGTTGCCTAAAAACCCGTTGCTTGATGAAGGACAGCCAATTGTCTACACGAAAAATAATCAAGCTTTGGCTGTCTATAAAATTCATCCGACTAAGCCTGAATTAATGAAGCCAGAAAAGATGTTTCCATTAAATCATTGA
- a CDS encoding dipicolinate synthase subunit B — MLLQGKRIGLGITASHCTYEEIIPVIDSLIDAGATVIPVITHSVLTAATRFGTGEEWIAKIEKATGEKVISTIVGAEPFGPSTPVDCMIIAPMTGNSLSRFANASTDSPVLMAAKATLRNGSPVVLGISTNDALGLNGVNLMKLLNMKSVYFIPFGQDDPIKKPNSLISDFTLMVPTAAAALNHEQLQPLLIIHEKK, encoded by the coding sequence ATGTTACTACAAGGAAAGCGAATAGGTCTTGGAATAACGGCCTCACATTGCACGTATGAAGAGATTATTCCGGTTATTGACTCTTTGATTGATGCTGGCGCTACAGTTATCCCTGTTATTACACATTCAGTTCTCACTGCTGCGACGAGATTTGGCACGGGAGAAGAGTGGATTGCCAAGATTGAAAAGGCGACAGGGGAAAAAGTTATTTCAACAATTGTAGGCGCTGAGCCATTTGGACCATCAACACCTGTTGATTGTATGATTATTGCACCGATGACAGGCAATTCCTTAAGTCGATTTGCCAATGCGTCAACCGACTCGCCAGTATTAATGGCCGCTAAAGCAACATTACGTAACGGTAGCCCAGTTGTTTTAGGTATTTCAACGAATGATGCATTAGGATTAAATGGTGTCAACCTTATGAAACTCCTCAATATGAAAAGTGTGTATTTCATCCCATTTGGACAGGACGATCCGATAAAAAAACCAAACTCCTTAATCTCCGACTTTACCTTAATGGTTCCAACAGCTGCAGCAGCTCTTAATCATGAACAACTCCAACCTTTATTAATCATTCATGAAAAAAAGTGA
- a CDS encoding DUF503 domain-containing protein — MIVYAECTFFIPMAASLKEKRSVLKSMTDRTKNAYNVSIAEIDHQNLWQRTTLALVATASSKDAAEREVRRAIRLLESNPEWEMTQMTVDFY; from the coding sequence ATGATCGTCTACGCTGAATGTACGTTTTTCATTCCCATGGCTGCTTCGTTAAAAGAAAAACGCTCTGTTTTGAAAAGCATGACGGATAGGACGAAAAATGCCTATAACGTATCCATTGCAGAAATAGACCATCAAAATCTTTGGCAGCGAACGACATTAGCGCTTGTAGCAACAGCATCATCAAAAGATGCTGCGGAACGAGAGGTAAGAAGGGCAATCCGATTATTGGAATCAAATCCAGAATGGGAAATGACCCAGATGACAGTAGACTTTTACTGA
- a CDS encoding YlmC/YmxH family sporulation protein has protein sequence MLLSELAGKELIQVDEGIRYGLLADTDLIFNGKTGEIIGLEIKKKFGRFSFKNRPEEADEFIPWSEIVLIGEHRILFRKTGPIDEAYLNE, from the coding sequence ATGCTACTTTCGGAACTTGCCGGGAAAGAATTGATCCAAGTGGATGAAGGAATACGTTACGGATTATTGGCTGATACCGATCTAATTTTTAATGGAAAAACAGGCGAAATTATCGGACTTGAAATAAAAAAGAAATTCGGTCGATTTTCATTTAAAAACCGCCCTGAAGAAGCGGATGAGTTTATTCCGTGGTCGGAAATCGTCTTAATCGGAGAACACCGTATCCTTTTTAGAAAAACAGGTCCAATTGATGAGGCTTATTTGAATGAGTAA
- a CDS encoding YlxQ family RNA-binding protein has translation MKDKQKIFQLLGLATRARMVVTGEDLAIREVQNGKAQLVIVSNDASANTMKKVTDKCTFFNVEKHVFGSREDLGHAIGKESRVILAITDAGFAKKLSELLNEYNRG, from the coding sequence ATGAAAGACAAACAGAAAATCTTTCAGTTGCTCGGTTTAGCAACGCGCGCGAGAATGGTAGTAACGGGTGAAGACCTCGCAATACGCGAAGTTCAAAACGGCAAAGCACAACTCGTCATCGTTTCGAATGATGCATCTGCAAACACAATGAAAAAAGTCACGGATAAATGTACCTTTTTTAACGTTGAGAAGCATGTTTTTGGGAGTCGAGAAGATCTGGGACACGCAATTGGCAAGGAGTCGAGAGTCATACTTGCAATAACGGATGCTGGATTTGCTAAAAAACTTTCCGAGCTTCTTAACGAATACAACCGGGGGTGA
- a CDS encoding pitrilysin family protein, whose amino-acid sequence MISKHTCTNGVRIIHEKMPHVRSVALGVCIEAGSQDESKGEEGIAHFIEHMLFKGTPTRSARTIAEQFDRMGGDVNAFTSKDMTCFYATVLGDHAETAISILEDMIFHSVFDEVEMEKEKSVVLEEIATVEDTPDDDVHEQLWRSMYPEHPIGKSILGSKYTIESFNKEMVRNFINRVYKPERIVISVAGNFDDRLINMIETLFGSFESPSQKLVASNTETPLFKPGIIIKEKDVEQSHLCIGFPALALKDKRMYDLVILDSILGSAMSSRLFQEVREERGLAYSVYSYYTSYEEGGSFIIYGGTSPEKTNELYETIDKIIEMVLTEGVSEEEIDQAKEHVIGGFLLSLESTESRMSRNGRNEIVYGKHRSIDDVVSDIQSVKRENIIQIANKILGNERAISIIAPKETIEGIAFI is encoded by the coding sequence TTGATTTCAAAACATACCTGTACGAATGGTGTCAGAATTATTCATGAGAAAATGCCGCATGTTCGTTCCGTAGCGTTAGGTGTCTGTATAGAAGCGGGATCACAGGATGAGTCGAAGGGCGAAGAAGGTATTGCGCATTTTATTGAACATATGCTTTTTAAAGGAACGCCCACCCGATCAGCGCGTACAATCGCAGAACAATTTGATCGTATGGGAGGAGATGTGAATGCATTTACTTCTAAAGATATGACTTGTTTTTACGCAACTGTTCTTGGTGATCATGCAGAAACGGCAATTTCCATATTAGAGGATATGATATTTCATTCGGTTTTTGATGAGGTTGAAATGGAGAAAGAGAAGTCGGTTGTCCTTGAAGAAATTGCAACTGTTGAGGATACGCCCGATGATGACGTGCATGAGCAACTCTGGCGTTCAATGTATCCGGAGCATCCAATCGGAAAATCGATACTGGGAAGTAAATACACAATAGAGTCGTTTAACAAAGAAATGGTTAGAAACTTTATTAACCGAGTCTATAAACCTGAGCGAATCGTTATTTCGGTCGCTGGAAACTTTGATGATCGCTTAATTAACATGATTGAAACGCTTTTCGGTTCATTCGAGTCGCCGAGTCAAAAGCTTGTCGCATCCAATACAGAAACGCCATTGTTTAAACCAGGGATAATCATCAAAGAGAAAGACGTAGAACAATCCCATCTTTGTATTGGTTTCCCAGCGTTAGCGTTAAAAGATAAACGCATGTATGACTTAGTTATTTTGGATAGTATATTGGGATCTGCTATGTCATCTCGTCTCTTTCAGGAAGTTCGTGAGGAACGCGGTCTTGCTTATTCAGTGTATTCATATTACACATCTTATGAGGAAGGTGGATCATTCATTATCTACGGTGGAACTTCACCAGAAAAGACAAATGAACTGTATGAAACCATTGATAAGATTATTGAAATGGTTTTGACTGAGGGGGTATCTGAAGAGGAAATTGATCAGGCGAAGGAACATGTCATCGGCGGATTTTTGTTGAGTTTAGAAAGTACAGAGTCGCGAATGTCTCGGAATGGTAGAAATGAAATTGTTTATGGAAAGCATCGAAGCATTGACGATGTCGTTTCTGATATCCAATCGGTCAAAAGAGAAAACATTATACAAATTGCAAACAAGATTTTGGGCAACGAACGTGCCATTTCAATCATCGCTCCGAAAGAAACAATTGAAGGGATTGCATTCATTTAA
- the rpsO gene encoding 30S ribosomal protein S15, with translation MAITQERKNELISEFKTHENDTGSADIQVAILTEEINNLNKHLSTHKKDHHSRRGLMKMIGRRRKLLKYMRDNEVQRYRDLITKLGLRR, from the coding sequence ATGGCTATTACACAAGAGCGTAAAAACGAATTGATTTCTGAATTTAAAACTCACGAGAACGATACTGGTTCTGCAGATATTCAGGTCGCTATCCTTACTGAAGAGATTAATAACCTGAACAAACATTTATCTACTCATAAGAAAGACCACCACTCACGTCGTGGACTTATGAAAATGATTGGTCGTCGTCGTAAACTTCTTAAGTATATGCGCGACAACGAAGTTCAGCGTTACCGTGATCTTATCACTAAACTCGGTCTACGCCGATAA
- the infB gene encoding translation initiation factor IF-2, which yields MTKVRVHEYAKLVKKTSKEVIEELGKLNVNVTNHMSTIDKDVVTKLDQSFGGNKERKEVSKAPTSKQGGQNRPASGGQNRPASGGQNRPASSGQNRPASGGQNRPASGGQNRPASGGQNRPASGGQNRPASGGQNRPASGGANRPATTSPGGSTGPASRPAGGRAPGRRGGRPPARGINQGRRRYRPAPTPKVQQPLPEKITFYESLSVGELAQKLGREPSEILKKLLMLGVMATINEELDKDAIELICSDYGVEVEEEIRIDVTDLDIYFEETEGFEEEVSSPENIIERAPVVTIMGHVDHGKTTLLDSIRNTKVTQGEAGGITQHIGAYQIDNDGKKVTFLDTPGHAAFTTMRARGASITDITILVVAADDGVMPQTVEAINHAQAAEVPIIVAVNKIDKPAANPERVMQELTEHGLVSEEWGGETIFVPISALTGEGIDTLLEMVLLVAEIAELKADPTIRARGSVIEAELDRGRGAVATLLVQDGTLKVGDPIVVGNTFGRVRAMISDTGRRVQSAEPSTPVEITGLSDVPQAGDRFVVFEDEKTARQIGEARAGEAILEQRDVKTRVTLDNLFDQMKQGEMKELKLIVKADVQGTVEAMAASLMKIEVEGVNVKIIHTGAGAINESDISLAAASNAIVIGFNVRPDVNARRAADAEGVDIRQHRVIYQVIEEIESAMKGMLDPEFEEKVVGQAEVRETFVVSKIGTIAGSYVTEGKIVRDAGVRVIRDSIVIFEGELEALKRFKDDVREVARGYECGITVKNFNDIKEGDIIEAFVMEEIKRV from the coding sequence ATGACAAAAGTACGTGTACATGAATACGCGAAACTAGTGAAAAAAACGAGTAAAGAAGTAATTGAAGAACTCGGGAAATTAAATGTGAATGTAACGAATCATATGTCTACAATAGATAAAGATGTCGTTACAAAACTGGATCAGTCATTTGGCGGAAATAAAGAAAGAAAAGAAGTATCAAAAGCGCCAACAAGTAAACAAGGCGGCCAGAATCGTCCAGCATCGGGCGGCCAAAATCGTCCGGCATCGGGCGGTCAGAATCGTCCAGCATCGAGCGGTCAGAATCGTCCGGCATCGGGCGGTCAGAATCGTCCAGCATCGGGCGGTCAGAATCGTCCGGCATCGGGCGGTCAGAATCGTCCAGCGTCGGGCGGTCAGAATCGTCCAGCATCGGGTGGCCAAAATCGTCCAGCATCAGGTGGAGCTAATCGTCCAGCTACGACATCACCAGGTGGATCGACAGGTCCGGCTTCACGTCCTGCAGGGGGCAGAGCACCAGGTCGTCGCGGTGGACGTCCACCAGCACGAGGTATTAACCAAGGAAGAAGAAGATACCGTCCAGCACCAACTCCGAAGGTTCAACAACCTCTTCCAGAAAAAATTACGTTTTATGAATCTCTTTCAGTAGGGGAACTTGCACAGAAATTAGGTCGCGAACCTTCTGAGATTCTTAAAAAGTTATTAATGCTTGGCGTTATGGCTACAATTAACGAAGAACTTGATAAAGATGCGATTGAGTTAATTTGTTCAGATTACGGTGTAGAAGTTGAAGAAGAAATTCGTATTGATGTTACTGACCTTGATATTTATTTCGAAGAAACTGAAGGCTTTGAAGAAGAGGTTTCTTCACCGGAAAATATTATTGAACGTGCACCAGTGGTAACAATTATGGGTCACGTTGACCACGGTAAAACGACGCTACTTGACTCGATTCGAAATACGAAAGTAACACAAGGCGAAGCGGGCGGAATTACACAACATATCGGTGCTTATCAGATCGATAATGATGGTAAAAAAGTAACGTTTTTAGATACACCTGGTCACGCGGCATTTACAACAATGCGTGCACGTGGTGCTTCAATAACGGATATTACAATTCTGGTTGTTGCAGCTGATGATGGTGTCATGCCCCAAACAGTTGAAGCCATTAATCATGCGCAAGCAGCAGAGGTTCCGATTATTGTAGCTGTAAATAAAATCGATAAGCCTGCTGCAAATCCAGAACGTGTTATGCAAGAACTTACAGAACACGGACTCGTATCAGAAGAGTGGGGCGGCGAAACAATTTTCGTTCCAATCTCTGCACTAACAGGCGAGGGAATCGATACATTACTTGAAATGGTTCTACTTGTAGCTGAAATTGCTGAACTTAAAGCAGATCCAACAATTCGTGCGCGCGGATCGGTTATTGAAGCCGAGTTAGATCGCGGACGCGGTGCTGTTGCAACGTTACTCGTGCAAGATGGAACACTTAAAGTCGGAGATCCGATTGTAGTAGGAAATACATTTGGTCGCGTACGTGCAATGATTAGCGATACAGGTCGTCGTGTTCAATCTGCTGAACCTTCTACGCCAGTTGAAATTACTGGACTAAGCGATGTACCACAGGCAGGTGACCGTTTTGTCGTCTTTGAAGATGAGAAAACAGCACGTCAAATTGGTGAAGCAAGAGCTGGTGAAGCGATTCTAGAACAACGAGATGTGAAAACCAGAGTTACATTGGATAACTTGTTTGATCAAATGAAACAAGGCGAAATGAAAGAATTAAAACTAATTGTTAAAGCCGACGTACAAGGAACGGTTGAAGCAATGGCGGCATCTCTCATGAAAATTGAAGTAGAGGGCGTCAATGTGAAAATCATCCATACAGGTGCGGGAGCAATTAATGAATCAGATATATCCCTTGCAGCAGCTTCAAACGCAATCGTTATTGGATTTAACGTTCGACCGGATGTGAATGCAAGACGTGCTGCGGATGCTGAAGGTGTCGATATTAGACAACACCGTGTCATTTACCAAGTAATCGAAGAAATCGAATCAGCGATGAAAGGAATGCTAGATCCGGAATTCGAAGAAAAAGTCGTCGGTCAAGCAGAAGTGCGCGAAACCTTTGTTGTGTCTAAAATCGGTACTATCGCAGGTAGCTATGTCACTGAAGGTAAAATAGTTCGTGACGCTGGCGTGCGCGTCATACGCGACAGCATCGTAATCTTTGAAGGTGAACTAGAAGCTTTGAAACGTTTCAAAGATGACGTTAGAGAAGTTGCAAGAGGGTACGAATGCGGGATTACAGTGAAGAACTTTAACGACATTAAAGAAGGCGACATTATTGAAGCCTTCGTGATGGAAGAAATTAAACGGGTATGA
- the pnp gene encoding polyribonucleotide nucleotidyltransferase, giving the protein MTEQKKVFSLEWAGRQLVVETGQYAKQANGAVLIRYGDSTILSTATASKESRGLDFFPLTVNYEERLYAAGKIPGGFIKREGRPSEKAVLTSRLIDRPIRPLFADGFRNDVQVISLVLSVDNDSSPEMAAMLGSSLALSVSDIPFEGPIAGVQIGRIDGEFIVNPTLDQLEKSDLDLIVAGTKDAINMVEAGASEVAEDVILEAIMFGHNEIIKLVEFQEKIIAEVGKEKMEIPLFQLDEALKSEIQSKYEAQLTDAIQTKEKHEREDAINAVKNEVMESYTESEADEATLKQVKAILGNMVKEEVRRLISDEKVRPDGRAPDEIRPLESHVGILPRAHGSGLFTRGQTQTLSICTLGALGEVQIIDGLGLEESKRFMHHYNFPNFSVGETGPIRGPGRREIGHGALGERALEAVLPDESDFPYTMRLVAEVLESNGSSSQASICSSTMAMMDAGVPLKAPVAGIAMGLVKREENYSILSDIQGMEDALGDMDFKVAGTEKGITALQMDIKIEGLSRQILEESLTQAKIGRLHILEHMNSVISGPREELSEYAPKIIKVQINPDKIRDVIGPGGKVINKIIEETEVKIDTEQDGTIYISSPNSEMNAKAKAMIENIVREAKVGEYYMAKVKRIEKFGAFLELFPGKDGLLHISQIAEERTREVEDVLKLGDELFVKVIEIDNQGRVNLSRKEVILEEKKAAEKENK; this is encoded by the coding sequence ATGACAGAACAAAAGAAAGTATTTTCGCTTGAATGGGCTGGAAGACAATTAGTCGTTGAAACTGGCCAGTATGCAAAGCAAGCAAATGGCGCTGTACTCATTCGTTACGGGGATTCGACAATCCTATCGACTGCAACAGCTTCAAAAGAATCAAGAGGTCTTGATTTTTTCCCACTGACAGTGAATTACGAAGAACGTCTATATGCTGCCGGTAAAATACCAGGAGGCTTTATTAAACGTGAAGGTCGTCCTTCTGAAAAGGCGGTATTGACAAGTCGCCTAATCGACCGCCCGATTCGTCCATTATTCGCGGATGGTTTCCGTAATGATGTACAAGTTATATCGTTGGTTTTATCAGTCGACAATGATAGCTCGCCTGAAATGGCTGCAATGCTGGGCTCTTCTTTAGCGCTATCTGTATCAGACATTCCATTCGAGGGACCGATTGCGGGCGTTCAAATTGGCCGTATTGACGGAGAGTTCATCGTGAACCCGACATTGGACCAATTAGAAAAGAGCGATCTAGATCTGATTGTTGCGGGAACGAAAGATGCGATTAACATGGTTGAAGCGGGTGCATCTGAAGTAGCGGAAGACGTTATACTTGAAGCAATTATGTTTGGCCATAACGAAATCATCAAGCTTGTCGAATTTCAAGAGAAAATAATTGCTGAAGTCGGGAAAGAGAAAATGGAAATACCATTATTCCAATTAGACGAAGCATTAAAATCTGAAATTCAATCGAAGTATGAAGCGCAACTTACGGACGCAATTCAGACAAAAGAGAAGCATGAACGCGAAGACGCGATCAATGCTGTTAAAAACGAAGTGATGGAGTCTTATACTGAAAGTGAAGCTGATGAAGCTACTTTAAAACAAGTGAAGGCTATTTTAGGGAATATGGTAAAAGAGGAAGTACGCAGACTTATTTCTGATGAAAAAGTACGTCCAGATGGCCGTGCCCCAGATGAAATCCGTCCGCTTGAATCCCATGTCGGCATCTTACCAAGAGCACATGGTTCAGGTTTGTTTACGCGCGGTCAGACACAGACACTAAGTATTTGTACGCTAGGTGCACTTGGCGAGGTGCAAATTATTGATGGTCTTGGTCTTGAAGAGTCTAAACGTTTTATGCACCATTATAACTTCCCGAATTTCAGTGTTGGAGAAACTGGCCCAATCCGTGGACCGGGTCGTCGTGAAATCGGTCACGGTGCTTTAGGAGAACGTGCACTTGAGGCAGTTCTTCCGGACGAGTCTGATTTCCCGTACACAATGCGCCTAGTTGCTGAAGTCCTTGAGTCTAATGGTTCATCTTCACAAGCTTCCATTTGCTCGTCCACGATGGCTATGATGGATGCTGGAGTACCATTGAAAGCGCCAGTAGCTGGAATTGCGATGGGACTTGTTAAGAGAGAGGAAAATTATTCAATTCTTTCTGATATTCAAGGGATGGAAGATGCACTTGGAGATATGGACTTTAAAGTGGCAGGAACTGAAAAAGGAATCACTGCACTTCAAATGGACATTAAAATTGAAGGGTTATCACGTCAAATTCTTGAAGAATCTTTGACACAAGCGAAAATCGGTCGTTTGCATATCCTTGAACATATGAATTCAGTGATTTCAGGACCACGTGAAGAGTTATCTGAGTATGCGCCTAAAATCATTAAAGTTCAAATCAACCCAGATAAAATCCGCGATGTTATTGGACCTGGCGGTAAGGTGATCAATAAAATCATTGAAGAGACTGAAGTTAAAATCGATACCGAACAAGACGGCACGATTTATATCTCTTCTCCAAATAGCGAAATGAATGCTAAAGCAAAAGCGATGATTGAAAATATTGTTCGTGAAGCTAAGGTCGGCGAATATTACATGGCGAAAGTTAAACGAATTGAAAAATTCGGCGCTTTCCTTGAATTATTCCCAGGAAAAGATGGTCTACTTCACATTTCCCAAATTGCCGAAGAACGTACGCGCGAAGTTGAAGACGTATTAAAATTAGGTGATGAGTTATTTGTTAAAGTCATCGAAATTGATAACCAAGGTCGCGTAAATTTATCAAGAAAAGAAGTTATTCTTGAAGAGAAAAAGGCTGCGGAAAAAGAGAATAAATAA
- a CDS encoding dipicolinate synthase: MSKEKWLFIGTDKRLSVCCKLMENKGYTSRWIPTNAYTDELESLLMEFQPNHIVFPILEMKGTIPLHLLGEGTKLYTGVASEGWKKRYKKSHFLIESYLQDEIFIWENARITAEAFISVFYNEIGQTIDRKQFYVAGYGRVGKMVADSLKPLGADVTVLARSDAQLGEAKMRGFNAERFSIELKMSEAYLINTIPVQWFSNQYEIPKFIFDLASAPGCLRETSTNEYYRLLPGLPGKYFPVDAAISLSDALERIHRR; encoded by the coding sequence ATGAGTAAAGAAAAATGGTTATTTATCGGCACCGATAAACGACTATCGGTATGTTGCAAATTGATGGAGAACAAGGGATATACTTCTCGCTGGATTCCCACAAATGCGTATACAGATGAACTTGAATCGCTACTCATGGAGTTTCAACCAAATCATATTGTTTTCCCTATATTAGAAATGAAAGGCACAATACCGCTTCATCTACTAGGAGAAGGTACTAAATTATATACTGGCGTTGCTTCGGAGGGATGGAAGAAGCGTTATAAAAAATCTCATTTTTTGATAGAATCCTATCTTCAAGATGAGATTTTTATATGGGAGAATGCGCGGATTACTGCGGAAGCCTTCATCAGTGTATTTTATAATGAAATAGGCCAGACGATAGATCGAAAACAGTTCTATGTCGCAGGTTATGGACGAGTCGGAAAAATGGTTGCGGACTCACTAAAACCACTTGGTGCCGATGTAACGGTGCTTGCCCGTTCAGATGCCCAATTAGGCGAGGCGAAAATGCGAGGATTTAATGCCGAACGGTTTTCAATTGAGCTTAAGATGAGTGAAGCCTATCTCATTAATACAATTCCGGTACAATGGTTTTCCAATCAATATGAAATTCCGAAATTCATCTTCGATCTTGCGTCAGCGCCCGGTTGCCTAAGGGAAACGTCGACAAATGAATACTATAGATTACTCCCTGGTTTGCCAGGGAAGTATTTTCCTGTCGATGCGGCAATTTCTTTAAGTGATGCACTCGAGAGGATCCACCGAAGATGA